In Microbacterium enclense, one genomic interval encodes:
- a CDS encoding hydantoinase B/oxoprolinase family protein, with the protein MSDAITTEVIRHALIAAAAEVAHNLCRTAYNTVVYEIHDYGVGIHDVAGDVVADAPGIAIFTRGNDYGIKKAVEFLGRDAMGEGDVFLLNYPYWSSAHTLDTLVFAPIHSSDGQHIGFASVRIHVLDLMQKDAGYVLDSTDMYQEGIFFPGTRLYQAGRQCDDVFNIIRFNSRMPERTIGDLQAQVSAVHAGAARTREIADKYGVETLFEAMTAINEHGEKLARIGLSRLPKGTWHAHDFMDSDGIDKSTPVKMDALVTITDDEFIIDWSGSDADVKGPINLPPGQTEALCSLVFKSLTTPDTPVVAGNFAPLRVITREGSVMHAVPPMPTFTLWTGLLAGEVVLKALAQGMPDLIPASSGGDVNSMMGLGVNPRTGESWLEATNEAVGFGGHSGGDGEDGIMHFSEPGCRNNPVEVLEAKSPMIIDHYGYRPDSGGPGKHRGGVGVSRAYRFTAPSVGIGLVYKTSAPWAIAGGEEAVPNGMTVNPGTPGERRGSGEYSHLEAGDVLVNATGGGGGWGPAFERDPSAVASDVRNGFVSRAAAEERYGVAFVGDSFEVDVEATSALRAQKVSG; encoded by the coding sequence ATGAGCGACGCCATCACCACCGAAGTCATCCGCCACGCCCTGATCGCCGCCGCCGCCGAAGTCGCGCACAACCTGTGCCGTACCGCCTACAACACCGTCGTCTACGAGATCCACGACTACGGCGTGGGCATCCACGATGTCGCGGGTGACGTCGTCGCCGACGCCCCCGGAATCGCCATCTTCACGCGCGGCAACGACTACGGCATCAAGAAGGCCGTCGAGTTCCTCGGCAGGGATGCGATGGGTGAGGGCGACGTCTTCCTCCTGAACTACCCGTACTGGTCGTCCGCCCACACGCTCGACACGTTGGTCTTCGCGCCGATCCACTCCTCGGACGGGCAGCACATCGGCTTCGCGTCGGTTCGGATCCACGTGCTCGATCTCATGCAGAAGGACGCGGGATACGTCCTCGACTCCACCGACATGTACCAGGAGGGCATCTTCTTCCCGGGGACGCGCCTGTACCAGGCGGGGCGTCAGTGCGACGACGTGTTCAACATCATCCGATTCAACAGCCGGATGCCCGAGCGCACGATCGGCGATCTGCAGGCCCAGGTCTCGGCCGTCCACGCGGGTGCCGCGCGCACGCGGGAGATCGCGGACAAGTACGGCGTGGAGACGCTGTTCGAGGCGATGACCGCGATCAACGAGCACGGCGAGAAGCTCGCGCGGATCGGCCTGTCCCGCCTGCCGAAGGGCACGTGGCACGCCCACGACTTCATGGACAGCGACGGGATCGACAAGTCCACGCCCGTGAAGATGGACGCCCTCGTCACCATCACCGATGACGAGTTCATCATCGACTGGTCCGGGAGCGATGCGGACGTGAAGGGCCCCATCAACCTTCCGCCGGGACAGACCGAGGCGCTCTGCTCGCTCGTCTTCAAGTCGCTGACCACCCCGGACACCCCCGTGGTCGCGGGAAACTTCGCGCCGCTGAGGGTCATCACCCGCGAGGGGAGCGTCATGCACGCCGTCCCGCCGATGCCCACCTTCACCCTGTGGACCGGGCTGCTGGCCGGCGAGGTCGTCTTGAAGGCGCTGGCGCAGGGGATGCCGGACCTCATCCCCGCGAGCTCCGGGGGCGACGTCAACTCGATGATGGGTCTCGGGGTCAACCCGCGAACGGGTGAGTCGTGGCTCGAGGCCACCAACGAAGCCGTGGGCTTCGGCGGCCACTCCGGTGGGGACGGCGAGGACGGGATCATGCACTTCTCCGAGCCGGGATGCCGGAACAATCCGGTCGAGGTGCTCGAGGCGAAGTCGCCGATGATCATCGACCACTACGGTTACCGCCCCGACTCGGGCGGCCCGGGCAAACATCGCGGCGGTGTCGGCGTGAGCCGCGCGTACCGGTTCACCGCGCCGTCCGTGGGTATCGGTCTCGTCTACAAGACCAGCGCACCGTGGGCCATCGCCGGTGGAGAAGAGGCGGTCCCGAACGGGATGACGGTCAACCCCGGCACGCCCGGCGAACGCCGCGGCTCCGGCGAGTACAGCCACCTCGAAGCGGGAGACGTGCTCGTGAACGCCACCGGCGGAGGCGGGGGATGGGGCCCGGCCTTCGAGCGGGACCCCTCGGCCGTCGCGTCGGACGTCCGCAACGGCTTCGTCTCGCGGGCCGCGGCGGAGGAACGCTACGGCGTCGCGTTCGTCGGCGACTCGTTCGAGGTCGATGTGGAGGCCACCTCCGCCCTGCGGGCGCAGAAGGTCTCCGGATGA
- a CDS encoding amidohydrolase family protein — protein MSTRDLTIVDALLFDGHSDALLPGGVRIVDGRIVEVGDVSRGEEVVSAGGAVVTPGLIDAHFHAYAISMITSQIESAYLSFLALAGAARLKDALSRGFTTVRDVAGGDAGLSAAIRRGLLPSPRYLWTGAALSQTGGHGDHRGAEEDLCFHGGHMCELVDGADALRVAVRSRLHHGAHAIKIMTSGGVASLTDPIRVPQYTAEEVRAVTAEANRRGSYVAAHAYSPEAILHSIENGVRSIEHGNLLDAPTAAAMADHGAVLVPTLAAYDAMDRRGDEVGLSPVSAEKNRIVLEAGRHAVRHALDAGVTVGFGSDLMGDLASDQLVGVRLQAEASSPLETLRALTSGNARVLQSDDLGGLAVGSVGDVVVWSGNPLDDISVISDESRPRTIVQGGRVVGRGGA, from the coding sequence ATGAGCACTCGCGATCTGACCATCGTCGACGCGCTGCTGTTCGACGGACACAGCGACGCCCTCCTCCCCGGAGGCGTGCGCATCGTCGACGGGCGAATCGTCGAGGTGGGCGATGTGAGCCGCGGCGAAGAGGTCGTGAGCGCCGGCGGTGCGGTCGTCACTCCCGGCCTCATCGACGCCCACTTCCACGCGTACGCCATCTCGATGATCACGAGCCAGATCGAGAGCGCGTATCTCAGCTTCCTCGCACTCGCCGGGGCGGCGCGTCTGAAGGACGCCCTGTCGAGGGGGTTCACCACGGTGCGCGATGTCGCGGGAGGAGACGCGGGGCTGTCCGCCGCCATCCGGCGCGGGCTTCTCCCGTCTCCGCGCTATCTCTGGACCGGCGCCGCCCTCAGCCAGACCGGCGGACACGGGGATCACCGCGGAGCCGAGGAGGACCTCTGCTTCCACGGCGGGCACATGTGCGAGCTCGTGGACGGGGCGGACGCCCTGCGGGTGGCGGTTCGCTCCCGGTTGCACCACGGCGCGCACGCCATCAAGATCATGACGTCGGGGGGCGTGGCCTCGCTGACGGACCCGATCCGCGTTCCCCAGTACACGGCGGAGGAGGTCAGGGCCGTCACGGCGGAGGCGAACAGGCGCGGGTCGTACGTCGCCGCGCACGCCTACTCGCCGGAGGCCATCCTCCACTCCATCGAGAACGGTGTGCGCTCCATCGAGCACGGCAACCTCCTCGATGCCCCCACCGCGGCCGCCATGGCGGATCACGGGGCCGTGCTCGTGCCGACCCTTGCGGCCTACGACGCGATGGACCGGCGCGGCGACGAGGTGGGACTGTCCCCGGTGTCCGCCGAGAAGAACCGGATCGTCCTCGAGGCCGGGCGCCACGCTGTCCGCCACGCGTTGGACGCCGGTGTCACCGTGGGGTTCGGGTCGGATCTCATGGGCGATCTGGCATCGGACCAGCTCGTGGGCGTTCGGCTCCAGGCGGAGGCCTCCAGCCCCCTGGAGACCCTGCGCGCCCTGACGAGCGGGAACGCGAGAGTGCTGCAGAGCGACGATCTGGGCGGTTTGGCGGTGGGATCCGTCGGCGACGTCGTGGTCTGGTCGGGCAACCCCCTCGACGACATCTCCGTCATCTCGGACGAGTCGCGCCCGCGGACGATCGTTCAGGGTGGACGGGTGGTCGGTCGAGGCGGAGCATGA
- a CDS encoding aldolase/citrate lyase family protein translates to MNETVDVGAFCFSGSAALVQTLSRSGLAWLCLDAQHGRWDDASVLAALDHVGGGIPEDAARVFVRPRSAAPDLIGRALDAGAAGVIVPLIDSAEQARAVVEAARFPPLGRRSFGPIRSPFGEEDDLTAANDGVCVVVMIETAAALDDVEAIAAVPGVDMLFVGPFDLSLALGVSVDALLADHDHDGPLPRIARAARTADVRFGGFAGDAPRARQFIAHGADFVSIVSDLDAAVIGVDAVRAQVG, encoded by the coding sequence ATGAACGAAACGGTCGACGTCGGCGCCTTCTGCTTCTCCGGCTCGGCCGCTCTGGTGCAGACCCTCTCGCGGTCTGGGCTGGCGTGGCTCTGTCTGGATGCGCAGCATGGGCGATGGGACGACGCGAGCGTGCTCGCGGCCCTCGATCACGTGGGCGGGGGAATCCCCGAAGACGCGGCGCGGGTGTTCGTGCGGCCGCGGTCGGCGGCGCCCGACCTGATCGGCCGGGCTCTCGACGCCGGCGCCGCGGGCGTGATCGTCCCCCTCATCGACTCCGCCGAGCAGGCGCGCGCCGTGGTCGAGGCCGCTCGCTTTCCTCCGCTCGGCCGGCGGAGCTTCGGACCGATCCGGTCCCCCTTCGGCGAGGAGGACGACCTGACCGCCGCGAACGACGGGGTATGCGTCGTCGTCATGATCGAGACCGCAGCCGCGCTCGACGACGTCGAGGCGATCGCCGCCGTTCCCGGCGTCGACATGCTGTTCGTCGGCCCCTTCGACCTGTCGTTGGCGTTGGGGGTGTCCGTCGACGCGCTCCTCGCCGATCACGATCACGATGGACCCCTCCCCCGCATCGCGAGGGCGGCGCGCACGGCCGATGTCCGCTTCGGGGGATTCGCGGGGGATGCGCCCCGAGCGCGGCAGTTCATCGCCCACGGGGCCGATTTCGTCTCGATCGTCAGCGACCTCGACGCCGCCGTCATCGGTGTCGACGCGGTCCGCGCGCAGGTGGGCTGA
- a CDS encoding ornithine cyclodeaminase family protein — MESTPGSTSRIPLLGSDAFDRFLSPVAAVEALERVLLEGLDVEADPARLFSPLAAGEFLLMPSETPRHAGIKVVTIAPGNAALDLPRIHAWYLLFDAATLAPLGIVDGTRLTLVRTAAVTALAIRGLLRLDPRGARTGITRLAVIGTGPQAEAHIRTLSAVMDVETVTLHGRRPEKLSARLEQLDDLRQEIRPGRPRDLTVADVVVTATSSPLPVLDRGMIRADAVVAAIGSHGRANRELASDLMTDADVVVEARSSALRENGNVLLAARRPPWDSSNLRNLAELVVGDVRRRPGHPAVYTGVGMSWEDLALVAALTDAEAAENPVSPPARGPRRHR; from the coding sequence GTGGAATCGACCCCGGGCTCGACCTCGCGGATTCCCCTGCTGGGAAGCGACGCTTTCGATCGCTTCCTGAGTCCCGTCGCCGCCGTCGAGGCCCTCGAGCGTGTGCTGCTCGAGGGCCTCGACGTGGAGGCCGACCCGGCACGGCTGTTCAGCCCTCTCGCGGCGGGGGAGTTCCTGCTCATGCCGTCGGAGACCCCTCGTCACGCCGGCATCAAGGTGGTCACCATCGCCCCGGGCAACGCGGCTCTCGACCTCCCCCGGATCCACGCGTGGTACCTGCTCTTCGACGCCGCGACCCTGGCCCCTCTGGGCATCGTCGACGGGACGCGCCTGACGCTCGTGCGCACGGCCGCCGTCACCGCCCTGGCCATCCGTGGCCTCCTCCGTCTCGATCCGCGCGGCGCCCGCACGGGCATCACCCGACTCGCCGTGATCGGCACCGGGCCGCAGGCGGAAGCGCATATCCGGACGCTATCCGCGGTCATGGACGTCGAGACCGTCACCCTGCACGGCCGGCGTCCCGAGAAGCTGTCCGCCCGCCTGGAGCAGCTCGACGACCTCCGGCAGGAGATCCGCCCGGGGCGGCCTCGAGATCTCACGGTCGCCGATGTCGTCGTGACCGCGACATCCTCGCCTCTCCCCGTTCTCGATCGGGGGATGATCCGCGCCGACGCCGTCGTCGCTGCCATCGGCTCCCACGGTCGCGCGAATCGAGAACTGGCATCCGATCTCATGACGGATGCCGATGTGGTGGTGGAAGCCCGCTCCTCCGCCCTGCGCGAGAACGGCAACGTCCTGCTCGCCGCGCGCCGCCCACCCTGGGATTCCTCGAACCTCCGCAACCTCGCCGAGCTCGTCGTCGGCGACGTCCGCCGCCGCCCGGGACATCCCGCGGTCTACACCGGCGTCGGAATGTCGTGGGAAGACCTCGCGCTCGTCGCGGCGCTCACAGACGCGGAGGCAGCCGAGAACCCGGTCAGCCCACCTGCGCGCGGACCGCGTCGACACCGATGA
- a CDS encoding dihydrodipicolinate synthase family protein, which produces MPSTHPWQGVNVATTLPINPDFSVNFDAYGEHVRFLLANGVDGIIPNGSLGEYQTLTEEERKRVVETAVAAADGAPVIPGVGAYGALESIRHAEHAAELGSPAVMLLPPNAYRASDEEIVDHYRRVAAVGLPVLAYNNPIDTKVDLRPELLARLHTEGLIVSVKEFSGDVRNSYAIHEQAPGLDVSIGSDDVVLELGINGARGWVAGYPNAIPQSTVELYRLSTSGDPEQWRRAHEIYRDLHALLRWDSKTWFVQAIKLSQEVAGVAPAGITTRPPRLALPAEVHAQIVRDTEAVLTKGYR; this is translated from the coding sequence ATGCCCTCTACCCATCCGTGGCAAGGCGTCAACGTCGCGACGACCCTCCCGATCAACCCGGACTTCTCCGTGAACTTCGACGCGTACGGGGAGCACGTTCGCTTCCTGCTCGCCAACGGCGTGGACGGCATCATCCCCAACGGGTCGCTGGGCGAGTACCAGACGCTGACCGAGGAGGAGCGCAAGCGTGTCGTCGAGACGGCCGTCGCCGCAGCAGACGGCGCCCCCGTGATCCCCGGGGTCGGCGCGTACGGCGCTCTGGAGAGCATCCGCCACGCGGAGCACGCGGCAGAGCTCGGCTCCCCGGCGGTCATGCTTCTCCCCCCGAACGCGTACCGTGCCAGCGATGAGGAGATCGTCGACCACTACCGTCGTGTCGCCGCGGTGGGTCTTCCGGTTCTGGCGTACAACAACCCGATCGACACGAAGGTCGATCTGCGCCCCGAGCTCCTCGCCCGCCTGCACACCGAAGGACTGATCGTCTCCGTGAAGGAGTTCTCGGGCGACGTTCGCAACTCTTACGCCATCCACGAGCAGGCGCCGGGGCTGGACGTCTCCATCGGCAGCGACGACGTCGTGCTCGAGCTCGGTATCAACGGCGCCCGCGGATGGGTGGCCGGCTACCCGAACGCCATCCCCCAGTCGACCGTCGAGCTGTACCGGCTGTCCACGTCGGGTGACCCCGAGCAGTGGCGTCGTGCCCACGAGATCTACCGCGACCTCCACGCCCTTCTCCGCTGGGACAGCAAGACGTGGTTCGTCCAGGCCATCAAGCTGTCCCAGGAGGTCGCCGGAGTGGCGCCGGCGGGTATCACCACCCGCCCGCCGCGCCTCGCGCTCCCCGCCGAGGTGCACGCTCAGATCGTGCGCGACACCGAGGCCGTGCTCACCAAGGGATACCGCTGA
- a CDS encoding DUF3140 domain-containing protein, whose amino-acid sequence MSELSDDDEQTRADFGDAVNMTATELSDWLDTDSSKSVGQKKDGGESTGHESGRHIVRILAKKKADLTEDDVAHMRKVVGYVKRHSAQRPKGDVTDTDWRYSLMNWGHDPKKK is encoded by the coding sequence ATGAGCGAACTCAGCGACGACGACGAGCAGACACGGGCGGACTTCGGCGACGCCGTGAACATGACGGCTACGGAGCTGTCGGACTGGTTGGACACCGACTCCTCGAAGAGCGTGGGGCAGAAGAAAGACGGTGGGGAGTCCACCGGGCACGAGAGCGGACGGCACATCGTGCGCATTCTCGCGAAGAAGAAGGCCGACCTCACCGAGGACGACGTCGCGCACATGCGCAAGGTCGTCGGCTACGTGAAGCGGCACAGCGCACAGCGCCCGAAGGGCGACGTCACCGACACCGACTGGCGGTACTCGCTCATGAACTGGGGCCACGACCCGAAGAAGAAGTGA
- the corA gene encoding magnesium/cobalt transporter CorA, translating to MPIIDSAVYVDGHRIENPASLDQTFEYMEAHGGMAWIGLLRPSPEELERVAAEFSLHPLAVEDALAGHQRAKLERYGGNLFAVLRPARYIDETETVEFGELHVFVGDDYVVTVRHAEVPDLARVRHRLEAQPDLLARGPEAVLYAIFDEVVDQYDPVARGLQNDVDEIEDQLFGVGGAELTQRIYELAREVIHFQRAVEPLRDMLQALLRGADKYGVDIELQRSLRDVLDHVLRQCDKLTALRSILDNALTVNATLVTQRQTETSLQQNEQVKKISGWAAILFGPSLVGAIYGMNFKNMPELDWQFGYPMALALMVAVSAGLWLTFKVKKWL from the coding sequence ATGCCCATCATCGACAGCGCCGTGTACGTGGACGGACACCGCATCGAGAACCCCGCCAGTCTCGACCAGACGTTCGAGTACATGGAGGCTCACGGCGGAATGGCGTGGATCGGTCTGCTGCGTCCCTCGCCCGAAGAACTCGAACGAGTCGCCGCGGAGTTCTCGCTGCACCCCCTCGCCGTGGAGGACGCGCTCGCCGGGCACCAGCGGGCCAAGCTCGAACGCTACGGGGGCAATCTCTTCGCCGTGCTGCGGCCCGCCCGCTACATCGACGAGACCGAGACGGTCGAGTTCGGCGAGCTGCACGTCTTCGTCGGTGACGACTACGTCGTCACGGTGCGCCACGCCGAGGTGCCCGACCTCGCGCGGGTCCGCCACCGGCTCGAGGCGCAGCCGGACCTCCTCGCCCGCGGGCCCGAAGCGGTGCTCTACGCGATCTTCGACGAGGTGGTCGACCAGTACGACCCCGTCGCCCGGGGACTGCAGAACGACGTCGACGAGATCGAGGACCAGCTCTTCGGTGTCGGCGGGGCCGAGCTCACGCAGCGCATCTACGAGCTCGCGCGAGAGGTGATCCACTTCCAGCGGGCGGTGGAACCCCTGCGGGACATGCTGCAGGCCCTCCTGCGCGGAGCCGACAAGTACGGCGTCGACATCGAGCTCCAGCGCTCGCTGCGCGACGTGCTGGACCACGTCTTGCGCCAGTGCGACAAGCTGACGGCGCTGCGATCGATCCTCGACAACGCCCTCACCGTGAACGCGACCCTCGTGACGCAGCGGCAGACCGAGACCTCGCTGCAGCAGAACGAGCAGGTCAAGAAGATCTCGGGATGGGCGGCGATCCTCTTCGGCCCGTCGCTGGTCGGCGCGATCTACGGCATGAACTTCAAGAACATGCCCGAGCTCGACTGGCAGTTCGGGTATCCGATGGCGCTCGCGCTGATGGTGGCGGTGTCGGCCGGACTGTGGCTCACGTTCAAAGTGAAGAAGTGGCTCTGA
- a CDS encoding amino acid permease → MHTSTVQLEDAGYHKRLTSRQVQMIAIGGAIGTGLFLGAGGRLAQAGPAIVISYAVCGLFAFFILRALGELVLHRPTSGSFVSYAREFFGEKAAFVSGWFYWINWATTTMVDITAAALYMNFFGKYVPWIAAVPQWAWALAALVTVLAVNLVSVKVFGELEFWFALIKVTALVAFLLVGIYFVVFGTPTGAPTGFTLIADNGGFFPNGILPAIILMQGVVFAYASIELVGTAAGETKNPEKVMPRAINSVIFRVAIFYVGSVLLLALLLPYTSYSKDESPFVTFFASIGVPGVDVIMNLVVLTAALSSLNAGLYSTGRILRSMAVAGSAPKFAARMNKAGVPYGGIAITAVVALLGVVINYVNPSDAFETVLNVAAVGILVTWATIMLCQMKFKRLTDRGELVRPAFRLFWAPYTGYLTLLFLAVVLVLVFIDSPATLLVAVVASLLITAGWFACRKRIAELAAEREGYTGTVPVVPSPFPKSRKD, encoded by the coding sequence ATCCACACCTCGACCGTTCAACTCGAGGACGCCGGCTATCACAAGCGCCTGACATCGCGTCAGGTGCAGATGATCGCCATCGGTGGCGCCATCGGCACCGGTCTCTTCCTCGGCGCGGGCGGACGCCTCGCCCAAGCGGGGCCGGCGATCGTCATCTCGTACGCGGTGTGCGGACTCTTCGCCTTCTTCATTCTTCGCGCCCTCGGCGAGCTCGTGCTGCACCGCCCGACGTCGGGCTCGTTCGTGTCGTACGCCCGCGAGTTCTTCGGGGAGAAGGCGGCGTTCGTGTCGGGCTGGTTCTACTGGATCAACTGGGCCACGACCACCATGGTCGACATCACCGCGGCCGCCCTGTACATGAACTTCTTCGGCAAGTACGTGCCCTGGATCGCGGCCGTCCCGCAGTGGGCGTGGGCGCTCGCCGCGCTCGTGACCGTGCTGGCCGTGAATCTCGTGTCGGTGAAGGTGTTCGGCGAGCTGGAATTCTGGTTCGCCCTCATCAAGGTCACCGCCCTCGTGGCGTTCCTTCTCGTCGGCATCTACTTCGTCGTCTTCGGCACGCCCACGGGAGCGCCCACCGGGTTCACGCTCATCGCCGACAACGGGGGGTTCTTCCCCAACGGCATCCTGCCCGCCATCATCCTCATGCAGGGCGTCGTGTTCGCCTACGCCTCGATCGAGCTCGTCGGCACCGCCGCCGGTGAGACGAAGAACCCCGAGAAGGTCATGCCCCGAGCGATCAACTCGGTCATCTTCCGCGTCGCGATCTTCTACGTCGGCTCGGTCCTCCTGCTCGCGCTGCTGCTGCCCTACACGTCCTACTCCAAGGACGAGAGCCCGTTCGTGACGTTCTTCGCCTCGATCGGCGTACCGGGCGTCGACGTGATCATGAACCTCGTCGTGCTGACCGCAGCGCTGTCATCGCTGAACGCGGGGCTGTATTCGACCGGACGCATTCTGCGGTCGATGGCGGTCGCGGGGTCGGCGCCGAAGTTCGCCGCGCGGATGAACAAGGCCGGCGTCCCCTACGGCGGCATCGCGATCACGGCGGTCGTCGCGCTGCTCGGCGTCGTCATCAACTACGTCAACCCCAGCGACGCGTTCGAGACGGTGCTGAACGTCGCGGCCGTCGGCATCCTCGTCACCTGGGCGACCATCATGCTCTGCCAGATGAAGTTCAAGCGCCTCACCGACCGGGGTGAGCTGGTGCGTCCGGCGTTCCGGCTGTTCTGGGCGCCGTACACCGGCTACCTGACGCTCCTGTTCCTCGCCGTGGTGCTCGTCCTCGTCTTCATCGACTCCCCCGCCACGCTCCTGGTCGCGGTCGTGGCGAGCCTGCTCATCACGGCCGGATGGTTCGCGTGCCGCAAGCGCATCGCCGAGCTCGCCGCCGAGCGCGAGGGCTACACCGGGACGGTGCCGGTCGTGCCGAGCCCTTTCCCGAAGTCGCGCAAGGACTGA
- a CDS encoding 4-hydroxybenzoate 3-monooxygenase, whose product MTTTVRTRVAIVGAGPAGLLLSHLLDQAGIESVVIDQRSRDEIESTIRAGILEQGTVELLGTIGEASRARTVGHRHDGIELRFEGEGHRIDFAATVGRAVWLYPQHEVLKDLIAARLAAGQDLRFGVTAEGIEGADTDRPRVIARGADGERIEIEAEFVVGSDGSRSVARATVTGSSTGGYFREYPFAWFGILCEAPPSADELIYSNSPDGFALVSQRSDTVQRMYFQCDPDTDTAAYSEEQLWDELQKRVPGTTLKQGPIFQRDVLRFRSFVAHELRRGRVALVGDAAHTVPPTGAKGMNLAIADVRLLAAALRALLLEGDDHVLDAYPETASRRIWKAQHFSWWMTSLLHVAPDATDFDRRRQLGELRTVVESEHGRAYLAEAYCGWPFDA is encoded by the coding sequence ATGACCACCACCGTCCGCACCCGCGTCGCCATCGTCGGAGCCGGTCCCGCCGGGCTCCTCCTGTCGCATCTCCTCGACCAGGCGGGTATCGAGTCCGTCGTCATCGACCAGCGCTCGCGTGACGAGATCGAGAGCACGATCCGCGCCGGCATCCTCGAGCAGGGCACCGTCGAGCTGCTCGGCACCATCGGCGAGGCCTCGCGCGCCCGCACGGTCGGGCACCGCCACGACGGCATCGAGCTGCGCTTCGAGGGAGAGGGTCACCGCATCGACTTCGCCGCGACCGTCGGCCGCGCCGTCTGGCTGTATCCGCAGCACGAGGTGCTGAAAGACCTCATCGCCGCACGCCTCGCCGCGGGGCAGGACCTGCGCTTCGGTGTCACGGCCGAGGGCATCGAGGGCGCCGACACCGACCGCCCCCGCGTGATCGCGCGCGGTGCGGACGGCGAGCGGATCGAGATCGAGGCCGAGTTCGTCGTCGGCTCCGACGGCTCGCGCAGCGTCGCCCGCGCCACGGTCACCGGCTCGAGCACGGGCGGGTACTTCCGCGAGTATCCCTTCGCGTGGTTCGGCATCCTGTGCGAAGCCCCGCCCAGCGCGGACGAGCTCATCTACAGCAACTCCCCCGACGGCTTCGCGCTCGTCAGCCAGCGCTCCGACACCGTGCAGCGCATGTACTTCCAGTGCGACCCCGACACCGACACCGCCGCGTACAGCGAGGAGCAGCTCTGGGACGAGCTGCAGAAGCGCGTGCCCGGCACGACGCTGAAGCAGGGCCCCATCTTCCAGCGCGACGTCCTCCGCTTCCGGAGCTTCGTCGCGCACGAGCTGCGCCGCGGTCGCGTCGCGCTCGTCGGCGATGCGGCGCACACCGTTCCGCCGACAGGCGCGAAGGGCATGAACCTCGCGATCGCCGATGTGCGTCTGCTCGCCGCCGCCCTCCGCGCACTGCTGCTCGAGGGCGACGACCACGTGCTCGACGCCTACCCCGAGACCGCCAGCCGCCGCATCTGGAAGGCCCAGCACTTCTCGTGGTGGATGACGAGCCTGCTCCACGTGGCCCCGGATGCCACCGACTTCGACCGCCGCCGCCAGCTCGGCGAGCTCCGCACCGTCGTGGAGTCGGAGCACGGCCGCGCCTACCTCGCCGAGGCATACTGCGGCTGGCCGTTCGACGCCTGA
- a CDS encoding IclR family transcriptional regulator: protein MANSPSGDSVTDRLVRILETFTPTRTAQTTADIGRRAGLPSSTAHRIVNELVDAGLLERDEERRVRVGMRLWELATRSSHALRLRQAALPYMERVQQRVREHTQLAILEHDEALFLERLSAPDSGANITRVAGRLPVHASSSGLVLLAFAPHDLQERVLAGPLARVTPETIVDPAVLRRTLAEIRTLGRVIAPGYVDEVSTGVAVPVRDETGAVIAALSVVLPRDAETQFALVELQRSARDTERALGYRR, encoded by the coding sequence ATGGCGAACTCCCCCTCGGGCGACTCGGTGACCGACCGGCTGGTGCGCATCCTCGAGACCTTCACCCCCACGCGCACCGCCCAGACGACCGCCGACATCGGTCGACGCGCGGGCCTGCCGAGCTCGACGGCGCATCGGATCGTGAACGAACTCGTGGATGCCGGTCTCCTCGAGCGCGACGAGGAGCGACGCGTGCGCGTGGGGATGCGCCTGTGGGAACTGGCGACACGGTCGTCGCACGCGCTGCGGCTGCGGCAGGCGGCCCTGCCGTACATGGAACGCGTGCAGCAGCGGGTGCGCGAGCACACGCAGCTCGCGATCCTCGAACACGATGAGGCACTGTTCCTGGAGCGTCTGAGCGCTCCCGACTCGGGGGCCAACATCACGCGAGTGGCCGGCCGGCTGCCCGTGCACGCCTCGTCGTCGGGTCTCGTGCTGCTCGCGTTCGCCCCGCACGATCTGCAGGAGCGCGTGCTCGCCGGACCCCTCGCCCGCGTGACCCCCGAGACGATCGTCGACCCGGCGGTCCTGCGCCGCACGCTCGCAGAGATCCGCACTCTCGGTCGCGTGATCGCTCCCGGCTACGTCGACGAGGTCTCCACCGGCGTGGCCGTGCCCGTGCGGGATGAGACCGGGGCCGTCATCGCAGCGCTCTCGGTGGTGCTGCCGCGCGATGCCGAGACGCAGTTCGCGCTCGTCGAGCTGCAACGCTCGGCGCGCGACACCGAGCGCGCCCTGGGCTACCGGCGCTGA